From the Micromonospora sediminicola genome, one window contains:
- a CDS encoding glycosyltransferase — protein sequence MTAALALVVAVAALTGHTLVNALAWLRRPGAAPVEVAEAVAVLLPLRDEADRVTPCLRALLAQRGVPGLRIVVLDDGSTDGTADVVRAVAGADPRVTLLSGVAPPPGWLGKPHACWQLATRADPEPTVLAFVDADVVLTPYAVAAAVAELRAAGATLLSPYPRIVVRTAADRLVQPLLQWLWLTFLPLRAMERSRRPSLAAAGGQFLVVDRAGYLRAGGHAAVADKVLEDIELARAVKRAGGRIALADGSRLASCRMYDDWPQLRDGYTKSLWASFGHPAGAAAVLILLLLLYTAPPLLAVSTLVAGAPAVAAVAFLAYLGGVAGRVVSARATGGRAWPDALAHPVSVVVLGWLTVRSYHLRKRRRLTWRGRPVT from the coding sequence ATGACCGCCGCCCTCGCGTTGGTGGTGGCGGTCGCCGCGCTCACCGGGCACACGCTCGTCAACGCGCTCGCCTGGCTGCGTCGCCCGGGCGCCGCCCCGGTGGAGGTCGCCGAGGCGGTGGCGGTGCTGCTGCCGCTGCGCGACGAGGCCGACCGGGTCACCCCGTGCCTGCGCGCGCTGCTCGCCCAGCGCGGGGTGCCGGGGCTGCGGATCGTGGTGCTCGACGACGGCTCGACCGACGGCACCGCCGACGTGGTCCGCGCGGTGGCCGGCGCCGATCCCCGGGTGACGCTGCTCAGCGGCGTCGCCCCACCGCCCGGTTGGCTGGGCAAGCCGCATGCCTGCTGGCAGCTCGCCACCCGGGCCGACCCGGAGCCGACGGTGCTGGCGTTCGTCGACGCCGACGTGGTGCTCACCCCGTACGCGGTCGCGGCGGCGGTGGCCGAGCTGCGCGCGGCGGGCGCGACGCTGCTGTCGCCGTACCCCCGGATCGTGGTGCGGACCGCGGCCGACCGGCTGGTGCAGCCGCTGTTGCAGTGGTTGTGGCTGACGTTCCTGCCGCTGCGCGCGATGGAACGCTCGCGGCGGCCCTCGCTGGCCGCCGCGGGCGGACAGTTCCTGGTCGTGGACCGGGCCGGCTACCTGCGGGCCGGCGGGCACGCGGCGGTGGCCGACAAGGTGTTGGAGGACATCGAGCTGGCCCGGGCGGTGAAGCGGGCCGGCGGCCGGATCGCGCTGGCCGACGGCTCCCGGCTGGCCTCCTGCCGGATGTACGACGACTGGCCGCAGCTGCGCGACGGCTACACCAAGTCGCTCTGGGCGTCGTTCGGCCACCCGGCCGGCGCGGCCGCCGTGCTGATCCTGCTGCTCCTGCTCTACACGGCGCCGCCGCTGCTGGCCGTGTCGACGCTGGTGGCCGGCGCGCCGGCGGTGGCCGCGGTGGCGTTCCTGGCCTACCTGGGCGGCGTCGCGGGGCGCGTGGTCAGCGCCCGCGCCACCGGCGGCCGGGCCTGGCCCGACGCGCTGGCGCACCCCGTGTCGGTCGTGGTCCTCGGTTGGCTGACCGTCCGGTCGTACCATCTGCGGAAGCGACGCCGGCTCACCTGGCGGGGTCGCCCGGTCACCTAG
- a CDS encoding carotenoid biosynthesis protein: MRGVRLPWALLAVLVLAQICYPLTGGATRAGLTVATVVLGWLLSVGHALLTRGVRAAAALVAVATGGGFAVEALGVATGFPFGSYDYSGELGPKLAGVPLIIPLAWTWMAWPAWLTAVRLTQALKGGPSSTGGVKKGPLLARVALAAVGLAAWDLFLDPQMVAEGYWTWLDATPALPGLPGIPVSNYLGWLGFAVLLAAALRPLAGPSADRVDGRDAPMFALYLWTYASSVLAHAVFLRLPASALWGAAGMAVAAVPLAVALWRGRRDRATAPDPTPRVDAPA; this comes from the coding sequence GTGAGAGGCGTGCGGCTGCCCTGGGCGCTGCTGGCCGTCCTGGTCCTCGCCCAGATCTGCTACCCGCTCACCGGCGGCGCGACCCGGGCCGGGCTGACCGTGGCCACCGTGGTGCTCGGCTGGCTGCTCTCCGTCGGCCACGCGCTGCTCACCCGGGGCGTCCGGGCCGCGGCCGCGCTGGTCGCCGTCGCCACCGGCGGCGGGTTCGCCGTCGAGGCGCTCGGCGTGGCCACCGGGTTCCCGTTCGGCAGCTACGACTACTCCGGCGAGCTGGGCCCGAAGCTGGCCGGCGTGCCGCTGATCATCCCGCTGGCCTGGACCTGGATGGCCTGGCCGGCGTGGCTCACCGCGGTCCGGCTCACCCAGGCGTTAAAAGGGGGCCCTTCCTCTACCGGAGGCGTTAAGAAGGGGCCCCTCCTTGCACGGGTCGCGCTCGCGGCGGTGGGGCTGGCCGCGTGGGATCTGTTCCTCGACCCGCAGATGGTGGCCGAGGGCTACTGGACCTGGCTCGACGCCACCCCGGCGCTGCCCGGACTGCCCGGCATCCCGGTCAGCAACTACCTCGGCTGGCTGGGCTTCGCGGTCCTGTTGGCCGCCGCGCTGCGCCCGCTCGCCGGGCCGTCCGCCGACCGGGTCGACGGCCGGGACGCCCCGATGTTCGCGCTCTACCTCTGGACGTACGCCTCCAGCGTGCTGGCGCACGCGGTCTTCCTCCGGCTGCCCGCGTCCGCGCTCTGGGGCGCGGCCGGCATGGCGGTGGCCGCGGTGCCGCTGGCGGTGGCGCTGTGGCGGGGCCGCCGGGACCGGGCGACCGCGCCGGATCCCACGCCGCGCGTCGACGCGCCGGCATGA
- a CDS encoding GNAT family N-acetyltransferase yields MRLVRWTPDDLVRRLDDVVAVYGEAMGYRPDLLEARRGYIATHVRRPGFRAVASLTTEGHLAGFGYGYLGASGQWWHDQVLRALTPPARQRWLTHPFEVVELHVRPPAQGHGLGARQLRALLAMAEGDTTLLSTPEADEQTSRAWRLYRRFGFTDVLRHFHFPGDERPFGVLGRDLPLPPPDRP; encoded by the coding sequence ATGAGGCTGGTGCGGTGGACGCCGGACGACCTGGTCCGGCGTCTGGACGACGTGGTGGCCGTCTACGGCGAGGCGATGGGCTACCGTCCCGACCTGCTGGAGGCCCGGCGCGGCTACATCGCCACCCACGTCCGCCGGCCCGGCTTCCGCGCCGTCGCCAGCCTGACCACCGAGGGACACCTGGCCGGCTTCGGGTACGGCTACCTCGGCGCCAGCGGCCAGTGGTGGCACGACCAGGTGCTGCGGGCGTTGACCCCGCCGGCCCGGCAGCGCTGGCTGACCCATCCGTTCGAGGTGGTTGAGCTGCACGTCCGTCCACCCGCGCAGGGGCACGGCCTGGGCGCCCGCCAGCTGCGCGCGCTGCTCGCCATGGCCGAGGGCGACACCACGCTCCTCTCCACCCCCGAGGCCGACGAGCAGACGTCCCGGGCCTGGCGGCTCTACCGCCGGTTCGGCTTCACCGACGTCCTGCGGCACTTCCACTTCCCCGGTGACGAACGGCCGTTCGGCGTGCTCGGCCGGGACCTGCCACTCCCCCCGCCGGACCGGCCATGA
- a CDS encoding monooxygenase — protein MNPDLVTLHVWRVPRRSVPGALARMATHPARLRRLPGVRFAKLLGTGTGTGFGPGDADLTRWAALVVWDSPADAAGFDSSPVARSWARIAGAAVRVELRPLTSRGQWSGREPFGAPAGGRVTGPVLALTRARLRARRAATFWRAIPPVAGALHAAPGLLARFGVGEAPLGWQGTVSVWRDPADLVAFAYRSPEHRAAITRTPTEGWYAEELFARFAVGDVVGDRGVLGWVAAEGDPDSARGNA, from the coding sequence GTGAACCCCGACCTCGTCACGCTGCACGTGTGGCGCGTCCCCCGCCGGTCCGTGCCCGGGGCGCTGGCCCGGATGGCCACCCACCCGGCCCGGTTGCGCCGGCTGCCCGGCGTCCGCTTCGCCAAGCTGCTCGGCACCGGGACCGGCACCGGCTTCGGGCCGGGCGACGCCGACCTGACCCGCTGGGCCGCGCTGGTGGTGTGGGACTCCCCCGCCGACGCGGCAGGCTTCGACTCCTCCCCGGTCGCCCGGTCCTGGGCCCGGATCGCGGGCGCCGCGGTGCGGGTGGAGCTGCGCCCGCTGACCAGCCGGGGCCAGTGGTCCGGCCGGGAGCCGTTCGGCGCGCCGGCCGGCGGCCGGGTCACCGGGCCGGTGCTGGCGCTGACCCGGGCCCGGCTGCGGGCCCGGCGGGCGGCCACGTTCTGGCGGGCGATCCCGCCGGTCGCCGGCGCGCTGCACGCCGCGCCGGGGCTGCTCGCCCGGTTCGGCGTGGGCGAGGCGCCGCTGGGCTGGCAGGGCACGGTGAGCGTGTGGCGCGACCCGGCGGACCTGGTCGCGTTCGCGTACCGTTCCCCCGAGCACCGCGCCGCGATCACCCGCACCCCCACCGAGGGCTGGTACGCGGAGGAACTGTTCGCGCGGTTCGCGGTGGGCGACGTGGTCGGCGACCGTGGGGTGCTCGGCTGGGTCGCCGCCGAGGGCGACCCCGACTCGGCGAGAGGGAACGCATGA
- a CDS encoding YbaK/EbsC family protein: MQPHPNVQAVQRALDDAGARDGSGGPSRVRLLPEAVHTAAAAADALGVAVGAIANSLIFDADDAPLLVLTSGAHRVDTAGLAATLGVTHLRRASPDFVRRHTGQVIGGVAPVGHPGPLRTLVDTALAGYDEVWAAGGVPQAVFPTTYAELLRITAGTPAEVA, encoded by the coding sequence ATGCAGCCACACCCGAACGTGCAGGCGGTGCAGCGGGCGCTCGACGACGCGGGAGCGCGGGACGGCTCCGGCGGTCCGAGCCGCGTCCGCCTGCTGCCGGAGGCGGTGCACACCGCCGCCGCGGCGGCCGACGCGCTCGGCGTCGCCGTCGGCGCCATCGCCAACTCGCTGATCTTCGACGCGGACGACGCGCCGCTGCTGGTGCTCACCTCCGGCGCGCACCGGGTCGACACCGCCGGGCTGGCCGCCACGCTGGGCGTGACCCACCTGCGCCGGGCCAGCCCCGACTTCGTCCGGCGGCACACCGGCCAGGTGATCGGCGGGGTCGCCCCGGTCGGCCACCCCGGACCGTTGCGCACCCTGGTCGACACGGCCCTGGCCGGATACGACGAGGTCTGGGCGGCCGGCGGCGTGCCCCAGGCGGTGTTCCCCACCACGTACGCGGAACTGCTGCGGATCACCGCCGGCACCCCGGCCGAGGTGGCGTGA
- a CDS encoding DinB family protein, which translates to MADRNDPKTALRHYLQACRDDLIWKLDGLGERDARLPRTPTGTSLLGIIKHCLNVEAGYFGPTFGREFPTPEELVSLAAQEKDPQADWYAREDETKDGLIDLYRRVGAFADETIAELPLDAPGRVPWWGPDAPDVTLHEIVVRVVYDLARHAGQADILREQHDGAIGWQQGNTSLPRDHDWPAYVAKLTGLADRFR; encoded by the coding sequence ATGGCTGACAGGAACGACCCGAAGACGGCGCTGCGCCACTACCTCCAGGCGTGCCGCGACGACCTGATCTGGAAGCTCGACGGGTTGGGCGAACGCGACGCCCGGCTGCCCCGTACCCCGACCGGCACCAGCCTGCTGGGCATCATCAAGCACTGCCTCAACGTCGAGGCCGGCTACTTCGGGCCCACCTTCGGCCGCGAGTTCCCGACGCCCGAGGAACTGGTCTCCCTGGCCGCGCAGGAGAAGGACCCCCAGGCGGACTGGTACGCCCGGGAGGACGAGACGAAGGACGGGCTGATCGACCTCTACCGGCGCGTCGGGGCCTTCGCCGACGAGACGATCGCCGAGCTGCCGCTCGACGCCCCGGGACGGGTGCCGTGGTGGGGGCCGGACGCCCCGGACGTGACCCTGCACGAGATCGTCGTGCGCGTGGTCTACGACCTCGCCCGCCACGCGGGGCAGGCCGACATCCTGCGCGAACAGCACGACGGGGCGATCGGATGGCAGCAGGGGAACACCAGCCTCCCCCGGGACCACGACTGGCCCGCGTACGTCGCCAAGCTGACCGGGCTCGCCGACCGGTTCCGGTAG
- a CDS encoding TetR/AcrR family transcriptional regulator gives MRAGEVDKKRLFELLWGAPAGPRRGPRPTLSPAAVARAGIAVADADGLDGLTMQRVAESLDVTKMALYRYVPGRAELVALMLDAALGEPPPAPAGADWRGQLDDWTRRLVERFRRHPWAQAAAVGARLPGPHELSWVERVVAALAGTGLTATERLDVATLLVGHARNLAGLPPGSGREAAFGALVRGRGDRYPALDAALRPGPDGPADHDTLDFGLARILDGIAAFIATRATGGDPP, from the coding sequence GTGCGGGCCGGCGAGGTCGACAAGAAACGGCTGTTCGAGCTGCTCTGGGGCGCGCCCGCCGGCCCTCGGCGGGGCCCCCGCCCCACCCTCTCGCCGGCCGCCGTGGCCCGCGCCGGCATCGCCGTCGCCGACGCGGACGGGCTGGACGGGCTCACCATGCAGCGGGTCGCCGAGTCGCTCGACGTCACCAAGATGGCGCTCTACCGCTACGTGCCCGGACGGGCCGAGCTGGTCGCGCTGATGCTGGACGCGGCGCTGGGCGAACCCCCGCCGGCACCGGCCGGGGCCGACTGGCGCGGTCAGCTCGACGACTGGACCCGGCGGCTGGTCGAGCGGTTCCGCCGGCACCCGTGGGCGCAGGCGGCGGCCGTGGGCGCCCGGCTGCCCGGACCGCACGAACTGTCCTGGGTGGAGCGGGTCGTCGCCGCGCTCGCCGGGACGGGGCTCACCGCGACCGAGCGGCTGGACGTGGCGACGCTGCTGGTCGGGCACGCCCGCAACCTGGCCGGCCTGCCGCCAGGGTCCGGCCGGGAGGCGGCGTTCGGCGCGCTGGTGCGGGGCCGCGGGGACCGCTACCCGGCGCTGGACGCCGCACTGCGCCCCGGCCCGGACGGCCCGGCCGACCACGACACCCTCGACTTCGGCCTGGCCCGCATCCTCGACGGCATCGCCGCGTTCATCGCCACCCGCGCCACCGGCGGCGACCCGCCGTGA
- a CDS encoding FAD:protein FMN transferase, which translates to MTTPAGPDRRAWVEQVMGLPVSVHLRGPAVRTEAVAERVARVFAELRRADAVFSTYRPDSELGRLGGAPPDPATTTHPLLREVAALCETARARTGGWFDARRLPLPLGGVGFDPSGLVKGWAVARAARHLTDLAGHDLCLNAGGDVLLRATPGWPPWRVGVEDPDRPDRMLDVVERADGAVATSGTARRGTHITDPRAGRPAGAVRSVTVVGPDLLWADVYATAAVARGPDAPDWLATLDGYAALVVDVAGRVRTTPGWPGSRFPARSGAGRAGSGAQVAVSSA; encoded by the coding sequence GTGACCACGCCGGCCGGGCCGGACCGGCGCGCCTGGGTGGAGCAGGTGATGGGGCTGCCGGTCAGCGTCCACCTGCGCGGTCCGGCGGTGCGCACCGAGGCGGTGGCGGAGCGGGTGGCCCGGGTCTTCGCCGAGCTGCGCCGGGCCGACGCGGTGTTCAGCACGTACCGGCCGGACAGCGAGCTGGGTCGCCTCGGCGGCGCGCCGCCCGACCCGGCCACCACCACGCACCCGCTGCTGCGCGAGGTGGCCGCGCTCTGCGAGACCGCCCGCGCGCGTACCGGCGGGTGGTTCGACGCCCGTCGCCTGCCGCTGCCCCTCGGCGGCGTGGGCTTCGACCCGTCCGGGCTGGTCAAGGGCTGGGCGGTGGCGCGCGCCGCGCGGCACCTGACCGACCTGGCGGGGCACGACCTGTGCCTCAACGCGGGCGGTGACGTGCTGCTGCGGGCCACGCCGGGCTGGCCGCCCTGGCGGGTCGGCGTCGAGGACCCCGACCGGCCGGACCGGATGCTCGACGTGGTCGAGCGGGCCGACGGCGCGGTGGCCACCTCGGGCACCGCCCGGCGCGGCACGCACATCACCGACCCCCGCGCCGGGCGACCGGCCGGGGCCGTCCGGTCGGTCACCGTGGTCGGCCCCGACCTGCTCTGGGCCGACGTGTACGCGACCGCGGCGGTCGCCCGCGGCCCGGACGCCCCGGACTGGCTGGCCACCCTGGACGGGTACGCCGCGCTGGTGGTGGACGTCGCCGGGCGGGTCCGGACCACGCCGGGCTGGCCCGGTTCCCGTTTCCCGGCCCGGTCCGGCGCGGGCCGGGCCGGGTCCGGAGCGCAGGTGGCCGTATCGTCGGCGTAG
- a CDS encoding FMN-binding protein — translation MRRITIWLLSTVAALVLLFSYRTSTMGAGGETSAVAGGDPAGGAFSGTDGGATGPAPSDGAATDGSGTTGSGTATGSVAQTRWGPVQVRITVSGGKITDVAAVQVPDGNHRDQEINDYAVPILRQEALAAQSARIDTVSGATVTSDGYRESLQSAIDAAHLR, via the coding sequence GTGCGACGGATCACCATCTGGTTGCTGTCCACCGTGGCCGCGCTGGTGCTGTTGTTCAGCTACCGGACCAGCACCATGGGGGCGGGCGGGGAGACGAGCGCGGTCGCCGGCGGCGACCCGGCCGGCGGCGCGTTCAGCGGCACGGACGGCGGCGCCACCGGCCCGGCCCCGTCCGACGGCGCCGCGACCGACGGCAGCGGCACGACCGGCAGCGGCACCGCCACCGGATCGGTGGCGCAGACCCGGTGGGGGCCGGTGCAGGTGCGGATCACCGTCTCCGGCGGGAAGATCACCGACGTGGCCGCCGTCCAGGTGCCCGACGGCAACCACCGGGACCAGGAGATCAACGACTACGCGGTGCCGATCCTGCGGCAGGAGGCCCTGGCGGCGCAGAGCGCGCGGATCGACACCGTCTCCGGGGCCACCGTCACCAGCGACGGCTACCGGGAGTCGCTCCAGTCCGCCATCGACGCGGCGCACCTGCGGTGA
- a CDS encoding ferredoxin reductase family protein, with product MTAAVAGRRAPRRPPPTAPAWWADVAGALAALSLLVVTALWTADRGVQELLAGAATGLTSLGRLAGLVSADLMLVQVVLMARVPLLERRFGQDRIARWHRLAGFASFHLLLTHVLLTVLGYAGTARRGVLAETWDLVVTYPGMLLATAALSLLALVVVTSVRAARRRLRYESWHLLHLYAYLGVALALPHQLWTGADFLASPLARAYWWTVYLLALASVLIWRLGLPAWRSLRHRIEVAAVVAEAPGVTSVWLRGRDLHRLPVRAGQFLLWRFLDGPGWSRAHPYSLSAPPRGDLLRITVKDLGDGSARVAALRPGTRVLVEGPYGRLTGQHWRGGGITLLACGVGLTPLLALLWELPYTPGEAVLVHRARTPEDLVFSAELDRLVTERGLVVHHLVGPRAARPSWLPAYAEGLSDAEALRRLSPDVAGHDVFLCGPDSWVDAVRVATRAAGVPDAHVHHERFAW from the coding sequence GTGACCGCCGCCGTGGCCGGCCGGCGGGCCCCGCGCCGCCCGCCGCCGACCGCCCCCGCCTGGTGGGCCGACGTCGCCGGCGCCCTCGCGGCGCTCAGCCTGCTCGTCGTCACCGCCCTCTGGACCGCCGACCGTGGCGTGCAGGAGCTGCTGGCCGGCGCCGCCACCGGGCTCACCTCGCTCGGCCGGCTCGCCGGCCTGGTCAGCGCCGACCTGATGCTGGTCCAGGTGGTGCTGATGGCCCGGGTGCCGCTGCTGGAACGCCGCTTCGGCCAGGACCGGATCGCCCGCTGGCACCGGCTCGCCGGATTCGCCTCGTTCCACCTGCTGCTGACGCACGTGCTGCTGACCGTGCTCGGATACGCCGGCACCGCCCGCCGGGGGGTGCTCGCCGAGACCTGGGACCTCGTCGTCACGTACCCCGGGATGCTGCTGGCCACCGCGGCGCTGTCGCTGCTGGCGCTGGTGGTGGTGACCTCGGTCCGCGCGGCCCGGCGGCGGCTGCGTTACGAGTCCTGGCACCTGCTGCACCTCTACGCCTACCTGGGCGTCGCGCTGGCGCTGCCGCACCAGCTCTGGACCGGCGCCGACTTCCTCGCCTCGCCGCTCGCCCGCGCCTACTGGTGGACGGTCTACCTGCTGGCGCTGGCCAGCGTGCTGATCTGGCGGCTCGGCCTGCCCGCGTGGCGCTCGCTGCGCCACCGGATCGAGGTGGCCGCGGTGGTCGCCGAGGCACCCGGGGTCACCTCGGTCTGGCTGCGCGGGCGGGACCTGCACCGGCTGCCGGTACGGGCCGGCCAGTTCCTGCTCTGGCGGTTCCTGGACGGCCCCGGCTGGTCCCGCGCCCACCCGTACTCGCTGTCCGCGCCGCCGCGGGGGGACCTGCTCCGGATCACGGTCAAGGACCTGGGCGACGGCAGCGCCCGGGTGGCCGCCCTGCGCCCCGGCACCCGGGTGCTGGTCGAGGGGCCGTACGGGCGGCTCACCGGACAGCACTGGCGGGGCGGCGGGATCACGCTGCTGGCCTGCGGTGTCGGGCTCACCCCGCTGCTGGCGCTGCTCTGGGAGCTGCCGTACACGCCCGGCGAGGCGGTGCTCGTCCACCGCGCGCGTACCCCGGAGGACCTGGTCTTCTCCGCCGAGCTGGACCGGCTCGTCACCGAACGCGGGCTGGTGGTGCACCACCTGGTCGGACCCCGGGCGGCGCGGCCGTCCTGGCTGCCGGCGTACGCCGAGGGGCTCTCCGACGCCGAGGCGCTGCGCCGGCTCTCCCCCGACGTGGCCGGACACGACGTCTTCCTCTGCGGGCCGGACAGCTGGGTCGACGCCGTCCGGGTCGCGACCCGCGCGGCCGGGGTGCCCGACGCGCACGTCCATCACGAACGCTTCGCCTGGTGA
- a CDS encoding SAV_6107 family HEPN domain-containing protein, which translates to MPTSPAQAPTVPAHVLPHRTPAQLLVVAREGLAEAARTRPDGLRYAAAHLAALRAAAAVLAARARPAPTRRNRITSVWVLLATVAPELDEWAAYFAAGASKRAAAEAGIPRVVTAREADDLLRSAEQFVTVVETALGLAHQPTLDGLHRPLRLGGPDAPARSGAAAA; encoded by the coding sequence ATGCCGACCAGTCCGGCCCAGGCGCCCACGGTGCCCGCGCACGTGTTGCCGCACCGCACCCCCGCCCAGTTGCTCGTGGTGGCGCGCGAAGGGCTGGCCGAGGCCGCCCGCACCCGCCCCGACGGCCTCCGCTACGCCGCCGCCCACCTCGCGGCGCTGCGCGCCGCCGCCGCCGTGCTCGCCGCCCGGGCCCGCCCCGCGCCCACCCGGCGCAACCGGATCACCAGCGTCTGGGTGCTGCTCGCCACCGTCGCCCCCGAACTGGACGAGTGGGCCGCCTACTTCGCCGCCGGCGCGAGCAAGCGGGCCGCCGCCGAGGCGGGCATCCCCCGCGTGGTCACCGCCCGGGAGGCCGACGACCTGCTCCGTTCCGCCGAGCAGTTCGTGACCGTGGTGGAGACCGCACTCGGGCTGGCCCACCAACCGACGCTCGACGGCCTGCACCGGCCCCTGCGGCTCGGCGGTCCCGACGCCCCGGCGCGATCCGGCGCGGCCGCCGCCTGA